The following are encoded together in the Candidatus Methylomirabilis oxygeniifera genome:
- a CDS encoding putative bifunctional: transaldolase (tal-like) (N-terminal), Glucose-6-phosphate isomerase (pgi-like) (C-terminal) (fragment) (Evidence 3 : Function proposed based on presence of conserved amino acid motif, structural feature or limited homology), which produces MTPLRSLLSRQTVALPDKLAASIRTSLEAWRTEGKVERLWTRDATLWTGTDEGEWLGWLRITKDQQATCLRLRTIAEEVRSAGFSDALLLGMGGSSLCPEVVARTFGRQNGYPKLYVLDSTDPAQVRAFEAQVNMANTLFIVSSKSGTTLESNIFTQYFFERVGQVIGIDEAGSRFIAITDPGSTLQQLAERLRFRHICYGLSSIGGRYSALSDFGLVPAAIMGVDVLKLLDRAEEMAHACASCVPAEENPGVVLGTILGVLARAGRDKVTLIASPGIRHLGAWIEQLLAESTGKAGKGLIPVDREPLGPPEVYDTDRVFIYLRMISAPVPCQDAVLDALERAGQPVVRIAVTDPYDLGAEFFRWEIATAVAGSIIGINPFDQPDVEASKVATRALTSAYEKTGTIPPESPILQESGITLFSDERNTAILEEATGADRSLVGYLRAHLSRIRLGDYFALLAYIEMNEAHERALQLLRHAVRDNKRVATCVGFGPRYLHSTGQAYKGGPNTGVFLQITCGDAFDLPIPGYQYSFGVVKATQARGDFQVLAERSRRALRMHLGPDVGAALATLHAALQQALC; this is translated from the coding sequence ATGACACCCTTGCGATCGTTGCTCAGCCGACAGACCGTCGCCCTACCCGACAAGCTCGCCGCCTCTATCCGGACGTCGCTCGAAGCCTGGCGTACAGAGGGTAAGGTTGAAAGATTATGGACGCGCGACGCCACCCTTTGGACGGGGACGGATGAAGGGGAGTGGCTGGGCTGGCTGCGGATCACCAAGGACCAGCAGGCGACATGCCTCCGCCTGCGGACCATCGCCGAAGAGGTGAGATCCGCAGGGTTCTCGGATGCGCTGCTTCTGGGGATGGGGGGCTCCAGCCTTTGTCCCGAGGTGGTGGCCAGGACGTTCGGTAGACAGAACGGCTACCCTAAGCTTTACGTGCTGGACTCGACCGACCCTGCTCAGGTCAGGGCCTTCGAGGCGCAAGTAAATATGGCCAACACCCTCTTCATCGTATCGAGCAAGTCTGGCACCACCCTGGAGTCGAACATCTTCACGCAGTATTTCTTTGAACGCGTGGGACAGGTCATCGGTATCGACGAGGCCGGGAGCCGGTTTATCGCCATTACTGACCCAGGCTCGACGTTACAGCAACTCGCTGAGCGCCTTCGTTTTCGTCACATCTGCTATGGTCTCTCGAGCATCGGTGGCCGATACTCAGCCCTCTCCGATTTCGGCCTGGTTCCGGCGGCGATCATGGGAGTAGACGTGTTGAAGCTGCTGGACCGCGCCGAGGAGATGGCGCACGCCTGCGCCTCGTGTGTCCCGGCCGAGGAGAACCCCGGCGTCGTCCTGGGCACCATCCTCGGCGTCCTTGCCCGTGCTGGCCGCGACAAGGTGACTCTCATCGCCTCGCCCGGTATTCGGCACCTCGGCGCCTGGATCGAGCAACTGCTCGCCGAATCGACCGGGAAAGCGGGGAAGGGACTGATCCCCGTCGATCGTGAGCCGCTGGGTCCTCCAGAGGTCTACGACACGGATCGCGTGTTTATCTACCTCAGAATGATTTCTGCCCCGGTTCCGTGCCAGGATGCGGTACTGGATGCCCTCGAACGGGCCGGCCAGCCTGTGGTCCGGATTGCCGTAACCGATCCCTACGACCTGGGGGCTGAGTTCTTCCGGTGGGAGATCGCGACTGCAGTAGCCGGGTCCATCATCGGCATCAACCCCTTCGATCAGCCTGACGTGGAAGCAAGCAAGGTGGCGACGCGGGCCTTGACGTCGGCATATGAGAAGACAGGCACAATCCCTCCAGAGTCCCCGATCCTGCAGGAGAGCGGTATCACACTGTTCAGTGACGAGCGGAACACCGCGATACTGGAGGAGGCCACAGGAGCCGATCGGTCGCTCGTCGGGTATCTCAGGGCGCACCTGAGCCGGATCAGGCTTGGCGATTACTTCGCCCTCCTGGCCTATATCGAGATGAACGAAGCCCATGAACGCGCGCTTCAACTGCTGCGTCACGCTGTCCGCGACAATAAACGTGTGGCGACGTGCGTAGGTTTTGGGCCGCGCTATCTGCACTCGACCGGCCAGGCTTACAAGGGCGGACCGAATACCGGCGTCTTCCTGCAGATCACCTGCGGTGACGCCTTCGACCTGCCTATCCCGGGATACCAGTACAGCTTTGGCGTGGTCAAGGCAACTCAGGCACGCGGTGACTTTCAGGTCTTAGCGGAGCGCAGTCGTCGGGCGTTGCGGATGCATCTGGGTCCGGATGTGGGGGCCGCCCTGGCGACGCTGCACGCTGCGCTGCAACAAGCATTGTGCTGA
- a CDS encoding protein of unknown function (Evidence 5 : No homology to any previously reported sequences), with the protein MCALVAYVLPAVLNGEQTHYCTVSLCAEMPDVPNLHGSPDEPHRLLPTTTQERGGGGDKRRTPCRPTYAKLTLVGMSRGNEDGDLALIRIPTASKMSNNPERPHTNRCYSQRSDTGRDDDTLAIVAQPTDRRPTRQARRLYPDVARSLAYRG; encoded by the coding sequence TTGTGTGCGCTGGTTGCATACGTGTTGCCCGCCGTACTCAACGGTGAGCAGACTCACTATTGTACAGTTTCTCTGTGTGCTGAGATGCCTGATGTCCCGAACCTGCATGGATCGCCAGACGAACCCCATCGCCTTCTTCCGACAACTACGCAGGAACGCGGTGGCGGAGGGGATAAGAGGAGGACCCCATGCCGTCCCACCTATGCTAAGTTGACCCTCGTAGGGATGTCAAGGGGAAACGAAGACGGCGACCTGGCCTTGATCCGCATCCCAACTGCGAGTAAGATGAGTAACAATCCGGAACGACCACACACCAACAGATGCTACTCTCAGCGTTCAGATACAGGACGAGACGATGACACCCTTGCGATCGTTGCTCAGCCGACAGACCGTCGCCCTACCCGACAAGCTCGCCGCCTCTATCCGGACGTCGCTCGAAGCCTGGCGTACAGAGGGTAA
- a CDS encoding protein of unknown function (Evidence 5 : No homology to any previously reported sequences), whose translation MLTAKMRRPRSTVPRVDRPSDRRAGHPGPASGDASVTCSIPSLRTVKDDAINTGVATRRLAGVHLGSCDKVLTADFSELLSNLFVKKRFIVKLVSNSRFRDAIQRNTVTFGLLQGGDLLQQSPRITQGLTSKNQHTLHLSWPDFRWLFGLFTARLRSHLLPTEHFTQKFHYCFSFVCAGCIRVARRTQR comes from the coding sequence GTGTTGACTGCGAAGATGCGTCGGCCGCGCAGCACAGTGCCACGGGTTGACCGCCCGTCTGACAGGCGTGCCGGCCATCCGGGTCCCGCGTCCGGCGACGCGAGCGTTACGTGCAGCATACCCTCACTCAGGACGGTCAAAGATGACGCAATAAATACCGGTGTTGCCACCAGACGCCTGGCAGGGGTACATCTTGGTTCGTGCGATAAGGTCCTCACCGCCGATTTTAGCGAACTCCTTTCGAATCTTTTCGTGAAGAAACGCTTCATCGTCAAGCTTGTCAGTAATAGCCGCTTTCGAGATGCAATTCAGAGAAATACGGTAACCTTTGGACTGTTGCAAGGCGGTGATCTGCTCCAGCAATCCCCACGAATCACTCAGGGGTTGACGAGTAAGAATCAGCACACCTTGCACCTGTCGTGGCCCGACTTCCGTTGGCTCTTCGGACTGTTCACTGCTCGCCTCCGCAGCCATCTGTTGCCCACTGAACATTTTACGCAGAAATTTCATTATTGCTTCTCCTTTGTGTGCGCTGGTTGCATACGTGTTGCCCGCCGTACTCAACGGTGA
- a CDS encoding protein of unknown function (Evidence 5 : No homology to any previously reported sequences) produces MKFLRKMFSGQQMAAEASSEQSEEPTEVGPRQVQGVLILTRQPLSDSWGLLEQITALQQSKGYRISLNCISKAAITDKLDDEAFLHEKIRKEFAKIGGEDLIARTKMYPCQASGGNTGIYCVIFDRPE; encoded by the coding sequence ATGAAATTTCTGCGTAAAATGTTCAGTGGGCAACAGATGGCTGCGGAGGCGAGCAGTGAACAGTCCGAAGAGCCAACGGAAGTCGGGCCACGACAGGTGCAAGGTGTGCTGATTCTTACTCGTCAACCCCTGAGTGATTCGTGGGGATTGCTGGAGCAGATCACCGCCTTGCAACAGTCCAAAGGTTACCGTATTTCTCTGAATTGCATCTCGAAAGCGGCTATTACTGACAAGCTTGACGATGAAGCGTTTCTTCACGAAAAGATTCGAAAGGAGTTCGCTAAAATCGGCGGTGAGGACCTTATCGCACGAACCAAGATGTACCCCTGCCAGGCGTCTGGTGGCAACACCGGTATTTATTGCGTCATCTTTGACCGTCCTGAGTGA
- a CDS encoding protein of unknown function (Evidence 5 : No homology to any previously reported sequences), with the protein MAGTPVRRAVNPWHCAARPTHLRSQHVLSEYFLKNRRTFRITACLSNSSCGANLSVVCRVPY; encoded by the coding sequence ATGGCCGGCACGCCTGTCAGACGGGCGGTCAACCCGTGGCACTGTGCTGCGCGGCCGACGCATCTTCGCAGTCAACACGTCCTATCCGAATATTTCTTGAAGAATCGTCGAACGTTTCGAATCACGGCGTGTCTAAGCAATAGTTCGTGCGGTGCGAACCTATCCGTTGTCTGCCGTGTACCGTATTGA
- a CDS encoding conserved exported protein of unknown function (Evidence 4 : Homologs of previously reported genes of unknown function): protein MSDSFHRVVSLGCFIVLFAGCVAVGEEFRTPTAEMIKNGVTTRAELLRLFGSPTQVGIEDGNQTWTWVYVRAGSFSRNLSKELHVTFTDRGVVKSYSYTSSLPEEVGRDIR from the coding sequence GTGTCCGACTCGTTTCATCGCGTTGTGAGCCTTGGATGTTTTATCGTGCTGTTCGCCGGATGTGTTGCAGTGGGTGAGGAGTTTCGGACGCCGACTGCTGAGATGATTAAGAACGGGGTGACCACGCGGGCTGAGCTGCTGCGGCTCTTTGGTTCACCGACTCAGGTCGGCATTGAGGATGGGAATCAGACCTGGACGTGGGTCTATGTGAGGGCGGGCAGCTTCAGCCGGAACCTGTCCAAGGAACTGCATGTCACATTTACCGATCGGGGGGTCGTCAAGTCGTACTCGTACACCTCGAGCTTACCGGAGGAGGTTGGACGAGACATCCGGTGA
- the tolQ gene encoding TolQ protein (Evidence 2a : Function of homologous gene experimentally demonstrated in an other organism; PubMedId : 8955385; Product type t : transporter) — MNVVSLVVQAGVVAQAVLLILLGFSLMSWTLIFMKFGVFRRGRRESAQFLHIFRSAKNLTTVFEESKRFTKSPVVSVFQEGYRELSQLVKGGQGPAAQWPTANEPRSAVPEAPLHKEPLDLISRTLRHASMKEVAQQERYLIFLATTGNVTPFVGLFGTVWGIMNAFASIGQAGSANLGAVAPGVAEALITTAAGLGAAIPAVVAYNYFLNRVRRQATEMELFGLEFLTLAERILARSR; from the coding sequence ATGAATGTTGTAAGCCTCGTTGTGCAAGCGGGAGTGGTTGCTCAGGCGGTACTGCTCATTTTGCTGGGTTTTTCCCTGATGAGCTGGACGCTGATCTTTATGAAGTTCGGAGTGTTCCGGCGAGGCCGACGAGAATCGGCCCAGTTCCTCCACATCTTCCGATCGGCCAAGAACCTGACGACTGTTTTTGAAGAATCGAAGCGATTCACCAAAAGTCCCGTTGTGAGCGTGTTTCAGGAGGGGTATCGAGAGCTCAGTCAACTGGTAAAAGGCGGTCAAGGTCCGGCCGCACAGTGGCCGACCGCCAATGAGCCAAGATCCGCGGTCCCCGAGGCGCCCCTTCACAAGGAGCCGCTCGATCTTATCAGCCGGACCCTCCGCCATGCGAGCATGAAGGAGGTTGCGCAACAGGAACGCTATCTGATCTTTCTGGCGACAACGGGCAACGTCACACCGTTTGTCGGTCTTTTCGGAACCGTGTGGGGGATTATGAATGCCTTTGCAAGTATCGGTCAGGCGGGTTCAGCGAATCTGGGCGCTGTGGCGCCGGGGGTTGCGGAGGCCTTGATCACCACGGCGGCCGGACTGGGGGCGGCTATCCCGGCGGTAGTCGCGTATAACTATTTTCTGAATCGGGTCAGAAGGCAGGCGACTGAGATGGAATTATTCGGCCTGGAGTTTCTCACTCTGGCTGAACGGATTCTGGCGAGGAGCCGCTGA
- the exbD gene encoding Biopolymer transport protein exbD: protein MASPGIGSDERPGGSALSEINITPFVDVVLVLLVIFLITAPMMLRGIDVKVPKTETKNVGPEERLMLTVTREKAVYLDGQPVTLVRLERALVGLRQRNAKAAVFLRADEGVSYGVVVKVMDAVKKAGIERLGMVTEPIPPVVKGQ, encoded by the coding sequence ATGGCATCACCGGGTATAGGTTCCGACGAGCGACCCGGCGGCAGTGCGCTCTCCGAGATCAACATCACGCCGTTTGTCGATGTCGTCCTGGTCCTCCTCGTCATTTTCCTCATTACGGCGCCCATGATGCTCAGGGGGATTGATGTCAAAGTGCCTAAGACCGAGACCAAGAATGTCGGGCCCGAGGAACGGCTGATGCTGACGGTGACCAGGGAGAAAGCCGTCTACCTGGATGGTCAGCCCGTCACGCTTGTCCGGCTGGAGCGGGCTCTTGTGGGACTCCGGCAACGTAACGCGAAGGCGGCCGTGTTCCTTCGGGCCGATGAAGGGGTGTCCTATGGCGTTGTCGTCAAGGTGATGGATGCGGTGAAGAAGGCCGGAATCGAACGGTTGGGAATGGTTACCGAACCGATTCCACCCGTAGTGAAAGGACAGTAG
- a CDS encoding protein of unknown function (Evidence 5 : No homology to any previously reported sequences), producing MVVGAIGRRLPVSAVSSSCGLSFLLHGLLAVAVVYGPQWLHGKPFIAPLNYEVTLISPAEENRELRRGAALPAQPKVATAAISVPAGSRELLTLPSLSRTTSPKAQTDELTLSAKRRAPTRLPVAPPLTTPGPPKIVAPLVASVPVGAQPGIMSPVVDPAKAGAGRDPGTVAETGVTVGNTDPALAYYFVLIQDKITSNWMPPKMSPGAMAGVSVSLRILRSGQIRNLAVGSSSGDRLLDDSAVRAISLSSPLPPLPPLYKAEALSLELRFTFVGEKS from the coding sequence GTGGTGGTGGGAGCCATCGGACGGCGCCTTCCCGTGTCGGCAGTATCGTCTTCGTGCGGTCTCTCGTTCCTGCTTCACGGACTGTTGGCGGTTGCGGTGGTGTACGGCCCGCAGTGGCTTCACGGTAAGCCGTTCATAGCACCCCTCAACTATGAGGTGACGCTGATCTCCCCGGCTGAAGAGAACCGTGAGTTGAGGCGAGGTGCTGCGCTCCCGGCTCAGCCAAAGGTGGCGACCGCAGCGATCAGCGTGCCGGCCGGGTCGCGGGAACTCCTGACGCTCCCGTCGCTATCCAGAACCACCAGCCCCAAGGCTCAGACCGATGAGCTGACGTTGTCGGCCAAGCGCAGAGCGCCCACTCGTCTGCCTGTCGCGCCGCCGTTGACGACGCCTGGTCCTCCGAAGATCGTAGCCCCACTTGTGGCGTCTGTTCCTGTCGGTGCCCAGCCTGGAATCATGTCGCCGGTTGTAGATCCTGCGAAAGCGGGAGCCGGTCGAGATCCGGGTACGGTCGCAGAAACCGGGGTGACTGTGGGGAATACCGATCCGGCGTTGGCCTATTACTTCGTCTTGATTCAGGACAAAATTACCAGCAACTGGATGCCGCCAAAGATGAGTCCGGGAGCGATGGCCGGCGTCAGTGTCTCCCTGAGGATCCTTCGTTCCGGGCAGATTCGCAATCTGGCTGTCGGATCATCCTCTGGAGATCGTCTGCTTGACGACTCGGCCGTTCGCGCCATCAGTCTTTCGAGCCCACTGCCTCCGCTGCCTCCGCTGTATAAGGCCGAGGCGCTCTCGCTCGAGTTGCGTTTCACTTTTGTGGGAGAAAAGAGCTGA
- the tolB gene encoding Protein tolB precursor (Evidence 2a : Function of homologous gene experimentally demonstrated in an other organism; PubMedId : 16166536, 16207916; Product type t : transporter), whose translation MSIRRAIFAFGLLVITIPPLSALSAEEKYTVDIVRKEAQKITIAVVGFPSLKAISKGEDLGAQAGAILTDDLKNTGIFDVIDPSFLPVEAAQVGFGQEKGLLPALNSLKVQAVVVGKLSSRGDELVVEGQLFEVTNGEMLSGKRYAGDPRTLRAMVHRLADEIVFRLTGEKGIASSKIAYVSSVNGAKEIYVMDYDAYNPLLITGNHSINLSPRWSPDGKKIAYTSYRDHNPDLFVVDLETGRRQKISSNPGLNVAPAWSPNGKWLVFSMSSGTGTNLFLIRPDATGLRQLTQGPHIDISPSFAPNGRQIVFSSDRGGTPQIYLMDVEGTNIRRLTFGVGDYSVSPRWSPRGDKITFVGRTRGSFDIFLINPDGTGLTQLTSNSRNNEEPSWSADGRHLLFTSTRNGHRHLYVMKADGSDQRQLTKNGQENYLADWSPSAGVGSAFQRIP comes from the coding sequence ATGAGCATTCGCCGCGCGATCTTCGCCTTCGGTTTACTGGTTATCACAATACCCCCGCTGTCGGCCCTGTCCGCAGAAGAAAAATACACCGTAGACATTGTGCGAAAGGAGGCGCAGAAGATTACGATTGCGGTCGTCGGCTTCCCGTCGCTGAAGGCTATCTCCAAGGGCGAGGATCTCGGTGCACAGGCGGGCGCGATCCTGACCGATGATCTGAAAAACACGGGGATCTTCGATGTGATTGATCCGTCGTTCCTCCCGGTCGAAGCTGCCCAGGTCGGTTTTGGCCAGGAAAAGGGGCTGCTGCCGGCACTGAACTCTCTGAAGGTTCAGGCTGTCGTTGTCGGAAAACTCTCGTCGCGGGGCGACGAGCTTGTCGTGGAGGGTCAGCTCTTTGAGGTCACGAATGGCGAGATGCTGTCCGGTAAGCGGTACGCCGGAGATCCCCGGACCTTGCGGGCGATGGTGCATCGCCTGGCAGACGAGATCGTCTTTCGGCTGACTGGAGAAAAGGGGATCGCCTCCTCCAAGATCGCGTATGTCTCCTCCGTCAATGGCGCCAAAGAGATCTATGTCATGGATTATGACGCCTATAACCCACTCCTGATTACCGGCAATCATTCGATCAATCTTTCTCCGCGGTGGTCTCCAGACGGTAAGAAGATCGCCTACACCTCCTATCGTGATCACAATCCCGACCTCTTCGTCGTCGATCTGGAGACGGGGCGACGTCAGAAGATCTCGTCCAACCCCGGACTCAATGTGGCCCCGGCGTGGTCTCCGAATGGGAAATGGCTGGTCTTCTCGATGAGTAGCGGGACGGGCACCAACCTCTTTCTCATCCGGCCGGATGCGACCGGTCTCCGTCAACTGACGCAGGGGCCGCACATCGACATCTCTCCCTCCTTCGCTCCCAACGGGCGACAGATCGTATTTAGTTCGGATCGTGGCGGCACACCCCAGATCTATCTGATGGATGTCGAAGGGACCAATATCCGGCGCTTGACCTTCGGGGTCGGCGATTACAGTGTGTCGCCTCGATGGTCTCCGCGTGGCGACAAAATCACCTTTGTGGGTAGAACGCGCGGGAGCTTCGATATCTTCCTGATCAATCCAGACGGGACGGGATTGACGCAGTTGACGTCGAATTCGCGCAATAATGAGGAGCCGTCGTGGTCGGCTGACGGGCGGCATCTTCTCTTTACCTCGACGCGGAACGGACATCGGCATCTGTACGTGATGAAGGCCGACGGATCGGATCAGCGGCAATTGACCAAGAACGGACAGGAAAACTACCTCGCAGACTGGTCGCCGTCGGCGGGGGTAGGCAGTGCCTTTCAAAGGATACCGTAG
- a CDS encoding OmpA/MotB domain protein precursor: MRWTQRIGIGSTMTVAVMALFLTGCPKRPDVVETVPRPSAQQGEVGRPVPPPAPKVAAPEEKFPAEVAVQPPDTRPTAETGAVPEAKIAEAEVGQEAAAAVQARELKDIYFDFDQSAIRDDSKKLMDENVEWFRQHSAARVTIEGHSDERGSSEYNLALGERRARAARDYLVAAGIAANRIGTISFGKERPFVSGHDESTWRWNRRAHFVPVAK; this comes from the coding sequence ATGAGGTGGACGCAGCGAATAGGGATCGGTTCAACGATGACAGTGGCCGTTATGGCGTTATTTCTGACCGGTTGTCCGAAGAGGCCGGATGTTGTCGAGACTGTTCCAAGACCGAGTGCGCAACAGGGCGAGGTCGGCAGGCCGGTGCCTCCGCCGGCGCCAAAAGTCGCCGCTCCTGAGGAGAAATTCCCCGCTGAGGTCGCAGTCCAGCCGCCGGACACTAGGCCGACTGCTGAGACCGGCGCGGTTCCGGAGGCCAAGATTGCTGAAGCGGAGGTCGGACAGGAGGCGGCGGCAGCGGTGCAGGCGAGAGAGCTGAAGGATATCTACTTCGATTTCGATCAATCCGCCATTCGAGATGATTCCAAGAAGCTGATGGATGAGAACGTCGAATGGTTCAGACAACACTCTGCGGCCAGGGTCACGATTGAAGGTCATAGTGACGAGCGCGGTTCCAGCGAGTACAATCTTGCACTTGGCGAGCGGCGGGCCAGGGCCGCACGCGATTACCTGGTGGCTGCGGGGATCGCGGCAAATCGGATCGGTACCATCAGTTTTGGGAAGGAGCGCCCATTTGTTTCAGGGCACGACGAATCGACCTGGAGGTGGAATCGACGGGCCCATTTTGTCCCCGTTGCGAAATAA
- a CDS encoding exported protein of unknown function (Evidence 5 : No homology to any previously reported sequences) — translation MRRYSPLVTALILSALTMGCEGDLPLRMVQRDVDVMRSEVAAVARTGEGTRTAVEERIRRTEERLEKSDRTLVTLEEKLRKLESDIKSQSAKTAQERQERQAFLQSQAALSVKLDELTTGVRLAQGQTEGMGHGITEVNRRVDEFGRRIDQIGQRLNGSDKQVSQAAGAAQEAAAVARQATAVSQQTAQQVTAALQQMAHQTNVAIEQVNATAQLALAEARKTTKGKPTTGAAGSSRTEMQAPFPVVTPITAPPPVPSAPTATAPTQSVAPPPPAVRTAESPPRPIPAAKPAIRTESAGELYRNALNDYAKGDYELAISGFRSQIELYPNSSLLPNARYWLGESYYSQKQYDQAVTEFAVLVKQHPEHPKAASALLKQGFAHLEMGDKPKGRTVLDRLLKQFPKSQESRWAKERLSQIK, via the coding sequence ATGAGACGTTATTCTCCGTTAGTGACTGCGTTGATCCTTAGTGCGCTGACCATGGGGTGCGAGGGGGATCTGCCCTTGCGCATGGTTCAGCGGGATGTAGACGTCATGAGGAGTGAGGTCGCAGCCGTCGCCAGGACCGGCGAGGGGACCAGGACGGCTGTCGAAGAGCGGATCAGGAGGACTGAGGAACGCCTGGAAAAGAGTGACCGTACCCTGGTTACTCTGGAAGAGAAGTTGAGGAAGTTGGAGTCGGATATTAAGAGCCAATCCGCAAAGACAGCCCAGGAGCGACAGGAAAGGCAGGCGTTCCTTCAGTCTCAGGCTGCGCTCAGCGTGAAGCTGGACGAGTTGACCACGGGGGTACGGCTGGCTCAGGGACAAACCGAAGGGATGGGCCACGGCATTACGGAGGTGAATAGGCGCGTTGATGAGTTTGGGCGTCGGATCGATCAGATCGGGCAGCGACTGAACGGGTCCGACAAGCAGGTCAGCCAGGCCGCCGGCGCCGCGCAGGAGGCGGCAGCCGTGGCCAGGCAGGCGACGGCTGTCTCTCAGCAGACCGCGCAGCAAGTGACGGCGGCCCTTCAACAAATGGCCCATCAGACAAACGTGGCGATCGAGCAGGTCAACGCAACCGCGCAACTCGCCCTGGCCGAGGCCAGAAAAACGACCAAGGGAAAGCCGACCACGGGCGCTGCTGGCTCGTCTCGTACTGAGATGCAGGCCCCGTTCCCGGTGGTGACCCCGATTACGGCGCCCCCTCCGGTTCCGTCCGCACCGACTGCTACGGCTCCAACTCAGTCGGTTGCGCCTCCTCCGCCCGCCGTCCGGACAGCCGAGTCGCCTCCACGCCCGATTCCGGCTGCGAAGCCGGCGATCAGGACGGAGAGCGCCGGCGAGCTATACAGAAATGCCCTGAACGACTATGCGAAAGGCGATTACGAGTTAGCGATCAGCGGTTTCCGAAGTCAGATTGAGCTCTATCCCAACTCCAGCCTCCTGCCGAACGCCCGGTACTGGCTCGGAGAGTCATATTACAGCCAGAAGCAGTACGACCAGGCGGTCACGGAGTTTGCGGTGCTCGTGAAGCAGCATCCGGAGCACCCAAAGGCGGCGAGCGCTCTGCTCAAGCAGGGGTTTGCGCACCTGGAGATGGGGGACAAGCCCAAAGGGCGAACGGTACTCGATCGCCTGCTGAAGCAGTTCCCAAAGTCGCAGGAGTCCAGATGGGCGAAGGAGCGGCTGAGTCAAATCAAGTAA
- a CDS encoding membrane protein of unknown function (Evidence 5 : No homology to any previously reported sequences) yields MCRVRHGISSEPTVSKDGALRTIIALKALGGVLFLLIGLGVFALVNRDVAVLAEELADSLGIDSDNHYLLRSLEWLIGISPKQIIAVGFVTLLYSTLLLTMAWGLHLGRVWADWLTIGATGLFIPVELYEVVRSLRLTYSVVLAINIFIVWYLIRRRIRSLSL; encoded by the coding sequence GTGTGTAGGGTTCGGCATGGCATTTCGTCAGAGCCGACCGTCTCCAAAGACGGAGCCTTACGAACGATCATTGCCCTCAAAGCCCTTGGCGGAGTTCTGTTCTTGCTGATCGGCCTTGGTGTCTTTGCCCTGGTCAATCGCGACGTTGCCGTTCTGGCGGAGGAACTGGCGGATTCGCTGGGTATCGATTCGGACAATCATTATCTTCTGCGGTCGCTCGAGTGGCTCATCGGCATTTCTCCGAAGCAGATCATTGCCGTAGGGTTTGTGACCCTCCTCTACTCAACTCTTCTACTGACCATGGCTTGGGGACTTCATCTGGGGCGGGTATGGGCCGACTGGCTGACGATCGGCGCGACGGGGCTCTTTATTCCTGTTGAACTGTACGAAGTGGTCCGGTCGCTCCGCCTCACCTATTCAGTCGTGCTCGCGATCAACATCTTTATCGTGTGGTATCTCATTCGCCGCCGCATCCGGTCATTATCGTTGTAA